One genomic window of Salvia miltiorrhiza cultivar Shanhuang (shh) chromosome 4, IMPLAD_Smil_shh, whole genome shotgun sequence includes the following:
- the LOC131021972 gene encoding uncharacterized protein LOC131021972 — protein sequence MVDLQKQSCECNEFNEDQMPCSHAIAAITEANESVEDYVHSYYWNSSLVDTYSGDVNHLPPIENWNIPFRIASQLILPNLSRRQAGRPKETRVRSAGERPTQNTSTAEASTSSKKRAPKTCGLCGGSGHTRRSCKGTATDA from the exons ATGGTTGACCTTCAAAAGCAGAGCTGTGAATGCAACGAATTCAACGAGGACCAGATgccgtgttctcatgcgatTGCAGCCATTAC TGAGGCGAACGAGTCAGTGGAGGATTACGTGCACTCTTACTACTGGAACAGTTCACTAGTTGACACATACTCTGGTGACGTTAACCACTTGCCTCCCATAGAGAATTGGAATATTCCTTTCCGAATTGCATCTCAGCTTATTTTACCAAATCTCTCTCGGCGACAAGCTGGTCGTCCAAAGGAAACTCGAGTTCGATCCGCAGGTGAAAGACCGACTCAAAACACATCAACAGCGGAGGCATCAACTAGTAGCAAGAAACGAGCACCCAAAACGTGTGGTCTATGTGGCGGGTCTGGTCACACACGTCGATCGTGCAAGGGTACGGCCACCGATGCGTAG
- the LOC131021973 gene encoding uncharacterized protein LOC131021973: protein MASSSNEMGYRRPETINRPGTQISSYYKTSYLSLVPEQLREIGGDALETTFRQGCFGHLLDWDPGNRCNMALHHIVSRSLLDCDDVMWFYINGRKVCLDHAAFALVTGLPFGPHRFDPTATHNLKNCVAYTRVCGGQRLSVQELANIFFERWTEIVDPDGSIALRVAHLLVLHAFVLGVDLPRPVEIWTWALVEDLSEFSTFPWGAAAYNRLNYRMRKMSKEWKYHFYGPSWALYTWGLEVVPGLGRAVAIHNAGILPRFKRWTFRSKIKEDLQPLFESPENGLYELQPEQQEATTHWWLSVANDGDVQFPGPGVFGQRHPRADMSGGDRSEASIQRAPRRRSSRREDRGKRQRPQVVSSSSSSGQRDQSGGDDRPVTSGRRSQSQRRPRYGGESSAAHGPSGLSEQEWQRMEQMVRESEGRVARRVEEGLFTRLKNWAEETFGCMRCRCSHSTDVRQPMPAPRPQSDRRREPEPEAEPETEPEHEDAPSQQRSPARDAGHSGSDDYQTPPGPHTGFGVPTTFGAGLQLTPYLGPRYSYTEQPSSSAHPFEPPRSSLPILAEAGYSQEEMERLWQQFSGGASASGATPAIPLSVCPPPPEDAQLRRSYRERQPSAALRSPYVHSNEPKPVDNKYIQGFTRMAERLRGGNYRKLVVTESGHPIKRQFWVTLMNRTKELEPEHVDAYMMTLRHRLVSGTDLLQDIDDRSHIILDAEFFTYLDREYNELMANARRMFSSPSEQRFINSEAIVMGWQPHANRMYSVYGRGTSSSQGDWMDAIAVIVPVFVLQRFVICSIDMLTGKCRVFDPNLYRILAQERHDMLRALAPLGLLFYRVLEVSLWFERTRIVENPRQNLEWRQLQIEYADPAEQFSQADRWSSGVFACMAVERLIADSPSLSWGNDHVQEYRHKIGSAIFEFCTTPNTL, encoded by the exons atggcttcttcttcaaacgAA ATGGGTTATCGGAGGCCCGAAACAATAAATCGCCCCGGGACGCAGATCAGTTCTTACTACAAGACCAGTTATTTGTCCCTTGTACCCGAGCAACTGAGGGAAATTGGGGGCGACGCACTGGAGACCACGTTCAGGCAGGGTTGCTTTGGACATTTGTTGGATTGGGATCCGGGCAACAGGTGCAACATGGCATTGCACCATATTGTCTCTCGTTCTTTGCTGGATTGTGACGATGTGATGTGGTTCTACATCAACGGCAGGAAGGTTTGCCTTGATCACGCCGCATTCGCTCTTGTGACCGGATTGCCATTTGGGCCACATCGTTTCGATCCAACAGCAACCCACAATTTGAAGAATTGTGTAGCCTACACACGAGTTTGTGGCGGGCAGCGCTTGTCAGTTCAGGAGTTGGCAAACATTTTTTTCGAGAGGTGGACGGAGATTGTCGACCCCGACGGCTCGATAGCACTGCGTGTGGCCCACCtgttggtgctacacgcatttGTTTTGGGCGTGGATTTGCCACGACCCGTGGAGATCTGGACGTGGGCTTTGGTGGAGGACTTGTCGGAGTTCTCCACATTTCCTTGGGGTGCAGCGGCATATAATCGCTTGAACTACAGGATGAGGAAGATGTCGAAAGAATGGAAGTACCACTTCTATGGGCCTTCTTGGGCTCTATATACTTGGGGTCTTGAGGTTGTTCCCGGCTTGGGCAGAGCCGTCGCTATACATAATGCCGGGATATTACCTAGATTCAAGAGGTGGACCTTCAGGAGTAAAATCAAGGAAGATTTGCAGCCCCTATTTGAGTCACCG gAGAACGGGCTTTATGAGTTGCAGCCCGAACAGCAGGAGGCGACGACGCACTGGTGGCTATCGGTCGCGAATGACGGAGATGTCCAGTTTCCAGGTCCGGGCGTCTTCGGCCAGAGGCATCCTCGAGCGGACATGAGTGGTGGGGACCGCTCTGAGGCATCTATTCAGAGGGCACCCCGACGTCGCAGTTCAAGGCGCGAAGATCGGGGAAAGCGGCAGAGACCACAGGTGGTTTCGTCCTCGTCGAGCAGTGGCCAGCGGGATCAGAGTGGCGGCGACGATCGCCCCGTGACTTCCGGGCGGAGGTCACAGAGTCAAAGGAGGCCCAGATACGGGGGAGAGAGCAGTGCTGCTCATGGGCCTTCTGGTTTGAGCGAGCAGGAGTGGCAGCGCATGGAACAGATGGTGCGCGAGAGTGAGGGCCGGGTGGCGAGGCGTGTGGAGGAGGGCCTATTCACGAGGCTGAAGAATTGGGCCGAGGAGACCTTTGGGTGTATGCGTTGCCGATGCTCGCATAGCACCGATGTACGTCAGCCCATGCCTGCTCCAAGACCTCAATCGGACAGGCGACGTGAGCCCGAGCCCGAGGCCGAGCCCGAGACCGAGCCCGAGCACGAGGATGCGCCATCGCAGCAGAGGTCTCCTGCTAGGGACGCGGGTCACTCCGGCAGTGATGATTATCAAACCCCACCGGGCCCGCATACTGGTTTTGGTGTGCCCACGACTTTTGGGGCTGGCCTACAGTTGACCCCATATCTGGGGCCACGCTACTCGTACACTGAGCAGCCCTCGAGCTCAGCACACCCATTCGAGCCGCCTCGTTCTTCGCTGCCGATTCTGGCCGAGGCTGGATATTCTCAGGAAGAGATGGAGCGTTTATGGCAGCAGTTTAGTGGG GGAGCTTCTGCTTCTGGGGCAACACCTGCCATTCCCCTCAGTGTTTGTCCACCACCACCAGAGGATGCGCAACTGCGCCGAAGCTACCGTGAGCGGCAGCCTTCGGCTGCGCTGAGATCCCCATACGTTCACAGCAACGAGCCGAAACCCGTCGACAACAAGTATATTCAGGGATTTACTCGTATGGCGGAGCGTCTCCGTGGTGGGAACTACAGGAAGTTGGTGGTGACAGAGAGTGGGCACCCGATCAAGAGGCAGTTTTGGGTGACTCTCATGAACAGGACTAAAGAGCTCGAGCCCGAG CATGTAGATGCGTACATGATGACGCTGAGGCATAGGCTGGTGAGCGGTACAGACCTGCTTCAGGACATCGATGACAGGAGCCATATCATATTGGATGCGGAATTCTTC ACTTATTTGGATAGAGAATACAATGAGCTTATGGCGAATGCGCGCCGTATGTTTAGCTCTCCTTCAGAGCAGCGTTTTATAAACTCTGAGGCAATTGTGATGGGGTGGCAGCCGCACGCCAACCGTATGTATTCAGTGTATGGCAGGGGTACCTCATCGAGTCAGGGAGATTGGATGGATGCCATTGCG GTCATTGTTCCTGTGTTTGTCCTTCAGCGTTTCGTTATCTGTAGCATTGATATGCTCACGGGTAAATGCCGCGTCTTTGATCCGAACTTGTATCGGATCCTGGCACAGGAACGCCACGACATGCTGCGCGCTCTTGCTCCTTTGGGCCTCCTTTTCTACCGGGTGCTTGAGGTGTCCCTTTGGTTCGAGCGGACACGCATTGTGGAGAACCCGAGACAGAATCTCGAATGGCGTCAGCTCCAGATCGAGTATGCCGATCCTGCCGAGCAGTTCTCACAGGCTGACCGATGGAGCTCTGGTGTTTTCGCGTGCATGGCTGTAGAGCGTTTGATCGCAGACTCGCCGAGCCTGTCATGGGGCAATGACCATGTTCAGGAGTATAGGCACAAGATAGGCAGTGCCATCTTTGAGTTCTGCACGACCCCCAATACACTTTGA
- the LOC131021974 gene encoding uncharacterized protein LOC131021974 encodes MSRHGGLKLGAKTSLYVLTAAGFAAAATYDSSDSGKTINFPPNFLNGVVRSSRALFTISSCVVDYKYSLHGLPADSKEYGFTLSEIHLRSARRIQNLCDTNKGFYVKAGQFVAAARQVPHEYSSTLSSLQDQAIPCNFEAVKEVIVKSLGKDLSEIFLSFDQQAVAAASIAQVHRAILKDHQEVAVKVQYPGLEYQMKFDLTTMALLSRTVAWFFPEYRFKWMVSEFTKSIASELDFIQEAKNSERAANNFKSNKMVKFPFVYWDFTSRQVLTMQFCEGQKIDDLEYLKRMGISPLEVAKTLIDVFAEMIFVHGFLHGDPHPGNILVSPDGRNCFTLVILDHGIYKQLPEELRKNYCHLWEALIRLDTQKIQQLGETFGVGKYARYFPIIFTGRTINSKSSLGRGMSPEEKKHLKEEVKFLKMEDVSSFMESLPPEFLTILRTDGLLRSLISKLGAPQRTRLLTYAKCALRGLSAEASSESVYIASRLKTSFKYIQLRIILGIMEFVTYMDERGRSLATILRLLMCKIWGFEL; translated from the exons ATGAGTAGACATGGAGGTTTGAAGTTAGGCGCCAAAACCTCGCTCTATGTGCTCACCGCCGCTGGCTtcgctgccgccgccacctACGACTCTTCCGACTCTGGCAAAACAATCAATTTTCCCCCTAACTTTTTAAACGGCGTCGTTCGCTCCTCCCGCGCCCTCTTTACC ATCAGTTCTTGCGTGGTTGACTACAAGTATTCGTTGCACGGTTTACCAGCTGATTCGAAGGAGTATGGATTCACATTATCTGAG ATCCATCTAAGATCGGCTAGAAGGATCCAAAATTTATGTGACACCAACAAAGGTTTCTATGTAAAGGCTGGCCAGTTTGTTGCTGCAGCACGACAAGTTCCTCATGAATACTCCTCAACTCTTTCGTCTTTACAGGATCAG GCAATTCCATGTAATTTCGAAGCTGTCAAAGAAGTTATAGTAAAAAGTCTGGGGAAGGATTTGTCAGAGAT ATTTCTCTCGTTTGACCAGCAAGCAGTTGCTGCTGCATCAATTGCTCAGGTACATCGTGCCATCTTGAAGGACCATCAGGAGGTGGCAGTCAAG GTCCAGTATCCAGGATTAGAATATCAAATGAAATTTGATCTTACTACAATGGCTTTACTCTCCAGAACAGTTGCATGG TTTTTCCCGGAGTACAGGTTCAAGTGGATGGTATCAGAATTTACAAAATCTATTGCTTCTGAACTTG ATTTCATTCAAGAGGCTAAGAACTCAGAAAGAGCagcaaataattttaaaagcaaCAAGATGGTCAAATTCCCTTTTGTCTATTGG GATTTCACAAGCAGGCAGGTGTTGACAATGCAGTTTTGTGAAGGACAGAAG ATTGATGATTTGGAATATTTGAAGCGAATGGGAATCAGTCCACTTGAG GTAGCCAAAACCCTCATAGATGTGTTTGCTGAGATGATATTTGTTCATGGTTTCCTCCATGGTGACCCGCATCCTGGAAACATATTAGTTTCTCCAGATGGGCGCAATTGCTTTACATTAG TCATTCTGGATCATGGAATCTATAAACAGTTACCTGAAGAACTCAGAAAGAATTATTGCCATCTCTGGGAGGCCTTAATTAGACTTGATACACAAAAAATACAGCAGCTGGGAGAAACCTTTGGTGTTGGGAAGTATGCTCGATATTTTCCTATTATATTTACAGGAAGAACCATTAACAG TAAATCATCGCTTGGGAGAGGAATGTCGCCTGAAGAGAAGAAACATTTAAAGGAAGAAGTGAAGTTTTTAAAAATGGAGGATGTATCTTCCTTCATGGAGTCATTGCCCCCTGAGTTTCTGACCATACTGCGGACTGA TGGGCTGCTAAGGTCCCTGATTAGCAAATTGGGTGCTCCTCAACGAACCCGACTGCTCACTTATGCTAAATGTGCCTTGCGTGGTCTCTCTGCTGAGGCAAGTTCTGAATCAG TGTACATTGCATCCAGATTGAAGACAAGCTTCAAATACATTCAACTGAGGATAATTCTGG GAATTATGGAGTTTGTGACGTACATGGATGAAAGAGGACGCTCATTGGCTACAATTTTGAGACTGTTGATGTGCAAAATTTGGGGTTTTGAGCTTTGA
- the LOC131021975 gene encoding isocitrate dehydrogenase [NADP], chloroplastic — protein MAIQKIKVANPIVEMDGDEMTRVIWQFIKDKLIFPFVELDIKYFDLGVTHRDATDDKVTVESAEATLKYNVAIKCATITPDEARVKEFGLKQMWKSPNGTIRNILNGTVFREPILCKNVPRLIPGWTKPICIGRHAFGDQYKATDAVIKGPGKLKMVFVPEGSGETTELEVYNFTGEGGVALSMYNTDESIRSFAEASMNTAYLKKWPLYLSTKNTILKKYDGRFKDIFQEVYESKWRSKFEEAGIWYEHRLIDDMVAYALKSDGGYVWACKNYDGDVQSDFLAQGFGSLGLMTSVLMCPDGKTIESEAAHGTVTRHYRVHQKGGETSTNSIASIFAWTRGLAHRAKLDDNAKLLEFTEKLETACIGVVESGKMTKDLALIIHGSKLTRGHYLNTEEFIDAVANELKAKLSS, from the exons ATGGCGATCCAGAAGATCAAGGTGGCCAACCCCATCGTTGAGATGGACG GTGATGAGATGACAAGGGTCATCTGGCAATTTATCAAAGACAAG TTGATTTTTCCTTTCGTGGAGTTGGATATAAAGTACTTTGACCTTGGCGTTACTCACCGTGATGCCACAGATGATAAAGTTACTGTTGAGAGTGCAGAAGCTACTCTTAA GTACAATGTGGCAATTAAGTGTGCAACGATCACTCCAG ATGAAGCTCGTGTTAAGGAGTTTGGTTTGAAGCAGATGTGGAAGAGTCCAAATGGTACAATTAGGAATATCTTGAATG GCACGGTCTTTAGAGAACCAATTCTCTGCAAAAATGTTCCCCGACTTATCCCAG GGTGGACGAAGCCTATATGCATTGGAAGGCATGCTTTCGGAGATCAATACAAAGCTACTGATGCTGTAATTAAAGGACCTGGAAAGCTTAAAATGGTGTTTG TGCCAGAAGGATCAGGTGAAACGACAGAACTGGAAGTCTACAATTTCACTGGTGAAGGTGGAGTTGCTTTGTCAATGTACAACACTGACGAG TCCATTCGATcttttgctgaggcttcaatgaACACGGCATACCTGAAAAAGTGGCCATTATATCTTAGCACCAAGAACACTATTCTCAAGAAATATGATGGCAG ATTTAAGGACATATTTCAAGAAGTATATGAATCAAAATGGAGATCAAAGTTCGAGGAGGCTGGAATATG GTACGAGCACCGTCTCATTGATGATATGGTTGCGTATGCTCTGAAGAGTGATGGAGGTTACGTGTGGGCTTGCAAGAACTATGATGGAGATGTGCAGAGTGACTTCTTAGCGCAAG GCTTTGGATCCCTTGGGCTTATGACCTCAGTCTTG ATGTGCCCTGATGGCAAGACTATTGAGTCTGAAGCAGCCCATGGAACTGTTACACGGCACTACAGGGTTCATCAAAAAGGTGGTGAAACCAGTACAAATAGCATTGCCTCAATCTTTGCTTGGACTCGTGGTCTTGCACACAG GGCCAAGTTGGATGACAACGCAAAGCTCTTGGAGTTCACTGAGAAACTAGAAACAGCATGTATCGGTGTTGTTGAATCTGGAAAGATGACCAAGGATCTTGCCCTTATCATCCATGGATCCAA GTTGACGAGGGGCCATTATCTCAACACTGAAGAGTTCATTGATGCAGTCGCTAATGAGCTTAAAGCAAAACTTTCATCCTGA